Proteins from a single region of Dictyostelium discoideum AX4 chromosome 5 chromosome, whole genome shotgun sequence:
- the grlP gene encoding G-protein-coupled receptor family 3 protein 15 (Similar to GPCR) yields MKFKKKNIYWVSPTKGVESMGCGLVKEFPCKDIGSIIDKITPNVSTIINLMEGVYRGNFSYLMTNFVILFKGEGRDKTIIDLEGRQRFTLCTISDIHFKDLTIKNGFGNAISGIFDGGAIYAYDSQIHFVNVALIDNTCSASGGGIFLYNCYFNVEHSLFQNNTANSGGGFILLLSASNITNSSFLHNRVFQEGKGGAIQVFISFMSIELSLFAYNIAPYSGAIDMVGGNLTSKYSKFIENHSNIGGGFGLYFISNVIFESCEFIGNRANSTGGLSFLTAQSMLRFSLCIFKDNFAPNCGIVESHSISPLLFESCSFTGDVPTAVQIALYDNYCFLKVQNCHFSEIQGVLMYADSISNIIIDSSSFTNVSNRIIDVGNEADILIISSTFYNITIDEYLVSLSNGNFLAYNMDFNNNIVLALIKSSVGGSVTIVSSSMSNNYVSTSLISLSNGYSVYIENCEVKNNTGLFKGCFIDTDHTGSETIVQSLFENNRSPFGPILYFSNPETMLSTNYSSNFRDILFSNNFAAYSGALVYFSQNVSLPNISCTNCIYDNNTAVFGELVNSAFYSFNVSITPVIYPFQDLIIEIFALDFFGNLVRGTSDLGFFAIPCSDAYVEGNLFAVLNENGSAIFSNIKLSSNPNSICNLTFLSVPIVSENGPITIPITFSYCSQDRELVMIKSIYYCLKTIKVTSFVKFLVGTLAAILLIILIISGFISLKYRKKRVIRYSNPLFLCIILVGCIIFLITIPVLFGSTSATCKIRFPIIVIGSCLVTSSVFIKQFRIWRLIKDIQLLRETNVENKYLLKFISILMVIPIIIVICSFFIFPTHEKYTFNQRDITITHYCSDGSYLAYVIIFLVYQMAILLFGCYLVIVCRKFRSIPGTFNEATYIGILIYNYTVVLIVAIPLAYVFNKNPLANFLIFSISIIVFVLSTIILLFIPKFHFLLRKKVIISSLEKLIKEQEAIVQRNKDILYFYDMYLAEERTGIQQQQRQGNLYNNNSLGRSISSNTRKRSNNNINNNNNNNSFNMTGFSDSSSTISNPNLTSFTSSPSSLNSSSDSDSTPDFNDPNFLEYYNERVKNYGKRKSIEKNKINNSIPNSPKSTTSLPTSLPSSSSSSSSSSSSSSSSSSSSSSSSSITPKSNTPILSPSSQSSKTINKGGSGSGNSSSIPNYQNIKSPNTPKSNKSSPNLSIPVNKNSKVSKLSSNQISSPKSIKSDKSPITIKDFDNSSDLSDSSNSLKSDSSIGSEQFNEKVINRIFNIHQDKKVKTTKQQSDSTLSSIGSDSSPNFNENINNPNINPNNNNNPNNNNNNNNNNNNNNNNNNNINNNNNNANNNNSDTDDSSPNFNENIEKKNVVKTKTNFLNQFHQKKQKDSDNRKNYNISPINISDEKVPPLSPINLSKRK; encoded by the exons atgaaatttaaaaaaaaaaaca tatATTGGGTAAGTCCTACTAAAGGTGTTGAAAGTATGGGATGTGGATTGGTTAAAGAATTTCCATGTAAAGATATTGGTTctataattgataaaataacACCAAATGTATCAacgattattaatttaatggaAGGTGTTTATAGAGGTAATTTTAGTTATTTAATGACAAATTTcgttatattatttaaaggtGAGGGTAGagataaaacaataatagaTTTAGAAGGTAGACAAAGATTTACACTTTGTACAATTAGTGATATTCATTTCAAAGAtcttacaattaaaaatggttttGGTAATGCAATATCTGGAATTTTTGATGGTGGTGCTATCTATGCATACGATAGTCAAATTCATTTTGTAAACGTTGCATTAATCGATAACACTTGTAGTGCATCAGGTGGTGGTATATTTCTATACAATt gttatttTAATGTTGAGCATAgtttatttcaaaataatacaGCAAATAGTGGAGGTggatttatattattattatcagcttcaaatattacaaattcaaGTTTTTTACATAATAGAGTATTTCAAGAAGGTAAAGGTGGTGCAATTCAAgttttcatttcatttatGAGTATTGAACTTTCACTATTTGCTTATAATATTGCACCATATAGTGGTGCTATTGATATGG tTGGTGGAAATTTAAcatcaaaatattcaaaatttataGAAAATCATTCAAATATTGGTGGTGGATTTGGactttattttatatcaAATGTAATATTTGAAAGTTGTGAATTCATTGGAAATAGAGCAAATAGTACAGGTggattatcatttttaacaGCTCAATCAATGTTAAGATTTTCATtatgtatttttaaagataacTTTGCACCAAATTGTGGAATCGTTGAATCACATTCAATATCACcactattatttgaatcatgTTCATTCACTGGTGATGTTCCAACAGCTGTTCAAATTGCACTATAtgataattattgttttttaaaagttcaaAATTGTCATTTCTCTGAAATTCAAGGTGTTTTAATGTATGctgattcaatttcaaatattataattgattcttcttcatttacaa atgtTTCAAATAGAATTATTGATGTTGGTAATGAAGCagatatattaattatatcaagtacattttataatataacaattgatgaatatttagtatcattatcaaatggtaattttTTAGCATATAATAtggattttaataataatattgtattggcattaattaaatcaagtgTTGGTGGATCGGTAACCATCGTTTCAAGTAGTATGTCAAATAATTATGTTTCAACaagtttaatttcattaagtAATGGATATAGTGtttatattgaaaattgtgaagttaaaaataatactgGCCTATTTAAAGGTTGTTTCATTGATACAGATCATACAGGTTCAGAAACGATAGTACAATCATTGTTTGAGAATAATAGATCACCATTTGGtccaattttatatttttcaaatcctGAAACCATGCTATCAACAAATTATTCATCAAATTTTagagatattttattttcaaataatttcgCAGCCTATTCTGGTGCATTGGTTTATTTTAGTCAAAATGTGTCATTACCAAATATAAGTTGTACAAATTGTatttatgataataatactgCAGTATTTGGTGAGTTGGTTAATAGTGCTTTCTACTCATTCAATGTTTCGATTACACCAGTGATTTACCCATTtcaagatttaataattgaaatatttgcATTGGATTTCTTTGGTAATTTAGTTAGAGGTACTTCTGATTTAGGTTTTTTTGCAATTCCTTGTTCCGATGCTTATGTTGAAGGTAATTTATTTGCtgtattaaatgaaaatggttctgcaatattttcaaatattaaattatcttcaaatccaaattcaatttgtaatttaacTTTTCTATCTGTACCAATTGTTTCTGAAA aTGGACCAATAACAATACCAATTACATTTTCTTATTGTTCACAAGATAGAGAATTAGTTAtgattaaatcaatttattattgtttaaaaactattaaagtAACAtcatttgtaaaatttttagTTGGAACATTAGCAGCGATtctattgataattttaataatttcaggATTTATATCATTAAAATATAGGAAAAAAAGAGTTATTAGATATTCAaatccattatttttatgtattattttagttggttgtattatatttttaattactaTTCCAGTATTATTTGGATCAACTTCTGCAACTTGTAAAATTAGATTTCCAATCATTGTTATTGGTAGTTGTTTAGTAACTTCATCAGTAtttattaaacaatttagaatttggagattaattaaagatataCAATTATTAAGAGAAACTaatgttgaaaataaatatttattaaaatttatttcaatattaatggTTATACCAATT attaTTGTAATTTGTAGTTTCTTTATATTTCCTACACATGAAAAGTATACATTTAATCAAAGAGATATAACTATAACACACTATTGTTCAGATGGATCTTATTTAGCTTATGTTATTATATTCTTAGTTTATCAA atGGCTATTTTACTTTTTGGTTGTTATTTAGTTATAGTTTGTAGAAAATTTAGATCAATTCCTGGTACTTTTAATGAAGCAACCTATATTGGTATTTTA atttataacTATACagttgttttaattgttgcTATACCATTGGCATATGTATTTAATAAGAATCCATTagcaaattttttaatattttcaatatcaattatagtatttgttttaagtactataattttattatttataccgAAATTTCATTTCTTATTAAGAAAGAAAGTAATTATATCATCACTTGAAAAACTAATTAAAGAACAAGAAGCAATTGTACAAAGAAATAAAgatattctttatttttatgatatGTATTTAGCTGAAGAAAGAACTGgtattcaacaacaacaacgacaaggaaatttatataataataatagcctTGGTAGAAGTATTTCAAGTAACACTAGAAAAAggtcaaataataatattaataataataataataataacagtttCAATATGACGGGTTTTTCAGATTCCAGTTCAACAATTTCTAATCCAAATTTAACATCATTTACTTCATCCCCCTCTTCATTGAATAGTAGTAGTGATTCAGATTCAACACCTGATTTTAATGATCCAAATTTTTTGGAATATTATAATGAAAGAGTCAAAAATtatggaaaaagaaaatcaattgaaaaaaataaaattaataatagtattccaaattcaccaaaatcaacaacatcattgCCAAcatcattaccatcatcttcttcttcttcttcttcttcttcttcttcttcttcttcttcttcttcttcttcttcttcatcatcatcaatcaCGCCAAAATCAAATACACCAATACTATCTCCATCTTCTCAATcatcaaaaacaattaataaaggtggtagtggtagtggtaatagtagtagtattccaaattatcaaaatataaaatcacCAAATACTCCAAAGAGTAATAAATCTtcaccaaatttatcaattccagtaaataaaaatagtaaagtTAGTAAATTATCAAGCAATCAAATATCatcaccaaaatcaattaaatctgataaatcaccaattacaattaaagattttgataattcaagTGATTTAAGTGATTCAAGTAATAGTTTAAAGAGTGATAGTAGCATAGGTTCAGAACAATTCAATGAAAAGGTCATAAAtagaatatttaatatacatcaagataaaaaagttaaaacaacaaaacaaCAATCTGATAGTACTTTATCAAGTATTGGTAGTGATAGTTCtccaaattttaatgaaaatattaataatccaaatattaatccaaataataataataatccaaataataataataataataataataataataataataataataataataataataatattaataataataataataatgcaaataataataatagtgacaCTGATGATTCATCaccaaattttaatgaaaatattgaaaaaaagaatgttgttaaaacaaaaacaaactttttaaatcaatttcatcaaaagaaacaaaaagatagtgataatagaaaaaattataatatatcaCCAATTAATATTTCTGATGAAAAGGTACCACCATTATctccaattaatttatcaaaaagaaaataa
- the vps33 gene encoding Sec1-like family protein produces the protein MFKKPASQAPGGKPAAQQQQQAKQQQQPQPLKPIVLSQIPNISSKVLNLTSIRDQSKLELGAAISTLKGSKALVMDPKLIGLLNLLADPTFLSNCGADRRYELKPEINTDSKNIVYIVRPEVKYMHWITEHVKQHAEKGLKKEYSIVFVPRATILCQRVLEEQGVMGNFVISDFPLDIVPFDEDVLSLELASSYREYLLDGDRTSLFHVAKSLMKLQAMFGTIPIVKGKGHCSRLVMDMIVRMRKEMGEECTVPPEIDSLILLDRDIDTITPMCTQLTYEGLIDEVFTINNNAVFLNEDIVVPPQGQQGGVGAPSQPPPPPQSASPPQPVKKVPFPLHSNDKVYSEIRDTNFSVLCGLLNKKAKDIDEYYKMFKQTQSISAIRDYMKKLASYQMEHNSLRIHTCITEQILNVTKSPLFMKGIETEQNLLAGVNLEVAERFIEDCINKKEPIHKVLRLLILYSSTHNGIKPKQLEFFKREVIQTYGCSHILTLHNLEKLGLIRKADLKPTFPSIRKDLHLIIEDLNEQSPNDIAYTYSGYAPLSVRLVQSAIKPNGWRQIDDILKQLPGPTFEEIQPLPQGATTNVKSDRKPITLVYFIGGVTFSEISALRFLSRQDQANRDFIILTTKLINGNTMIDNLIEVFN, from the exons atgtttaAAAAACCAGCATCACAAGCACCTGGTGGTAAACCAGCggctcaacaacaacaacaagcaaaacaacaacaacaaccacaaccattAAAACCAATAGTATTATCACAAATTCCAAATATTTCAagtaaagttttaaatttaacatcGATTAGAGATCAAAGTAAATTAGAGTTAGGTGCAGCAATTAGTACACTCAAAGGTTCAAAAGCATTAGTTATGGATCCaaaattaattggtttattaaatttattagcTGATCCAACATTTTTATct aattGTGGAGCAGATAGAAGATATGAATTAAAACCAGAGATTAATACAGATAGTAAGAATATAGTTTATATAGTTAGACCAGAAGTTAAATATATGCATTGGATAACTGAACATGTTAAACAACATGCAGAGAAAGGGTTAAAGAAAGAGTATTCAATTGTATTTGTACCAAGAGCAACCATTTTATGTCAACGTGTTTTAGAGGAACAGGGTGTGATGGGTAATTTTGTAATTAGTGATTTCCCATTGGATATTGTACCATTCGATGAGGATGTGCTCTCTTTAGAGTTGGCATCATCCTATAGGGAGTATTTATTAGATGGTGATAGAACTTCGTTATTTCATGTAGCTAAATCATTGATGAAGTTACAAGCTATGTTTGGCACCATTCCGATAGTTAAGGGTAAAGGTCACTGTTCGCGTCTAGTCATGGATATGATTGTGCGTATGAGAAAGGAAATGGGTGAAGAGTGTACAGTGCCACCAGAGATCGATTCATTGATTCTCTTGGACAGAGATATCGATACCATTACACCAATGTGTACTCAATTAACTTATGAAGGTTTAATAGACGAAGTTTTtacaatcaataataatgctgtatttttaaatgaagatATTGTTGTGCCACCACAAGGTCAACAGGGTGGTGTTGGTGCACCATctcaaccaccaccaccaccacaatcagcatcaccaccacaacctGTTAAAAAAGTACCATTCCCATTAcattcaaatgataaagtATATAGTGAAATTAGAGATACAAATTTCTCTGTATTATGTGGATTATTAAATAAGAAGGCTAAAGATATCgatgaatattataaaatgtttaaacAAACTCAATCGATTAGTGCCATTAGAGATTATATGAAAAAGTTGGCAAGTTATCAAATGGAGCATAATTCTCTACGTATTCACACTTGTATCACTGAGCAGATTTTAAATGTAACTAAATCACCACTCTTTATGAAAGGTATTGAAACTGAACAGAATCTATTGGCAGGTGTAAATTTAGAAGTTGCAGAGAGATTCATTGAAGATTGTATCAATAAGAAAGAACCAATTCACAAGGTATTACGTTTACTCATTCTATATAGTTCAACACATAATGGTATTAAACCAAAGCAATTGGAATTCTTTAAGAGAGAAGTTATTCAAACCTATGGTTGTAGTCATATTCTCACTCTCCACAATTTGGAGAAATTAGGATTAATTCGTAAAGCAGATTTGAAACCTACATTCCCATCAATTCGTAAAGATCTTCATTTAATCATTGAGGATTTAAATGAACAATCACCAAATGATATAGCTTATACGTATAGTGGTTATGCTCCATTATCAGTTAGATTGGTTCAATCAGCAATTAAACCAAATGGGTGGAGACAAATCGATGATATCTTAAAACAATTACCTGGCCCAACCTTTGAAGAGATTCAACCACTTCCACAAGGTGCAACTACAAATGTAAAAAGTGATCGTAAACCAATTACATTGGTTTACTTTATTGGTGGTGTTACTTTCTCTGAAATTTCTGCACTTCGTTTCCTCTCAAGACAAGATCAAGCTAATCGTGATTTCATCATTTTAACAACAAAACTTATAAATGGTAATACAatgattgataatttaattgaagtttttaattaa
- a CDS encoding saposin B domain-containing protein, whose translation MKLIFIVCLLLIFNYFIGISFGNKQINSNQQQQIINTDKNYNHNKNNKIIVSHNKNNNNNNNYNEIETENLGCTFCKYLTEKVEEYLQANSTEKEIISYLDEECELLNSPNLVLTCQNLVQQYTPIVIELIDNNESPSVICENVNICPTSSSSSSSSSIEEEIIKKLNIDDNNNNNNNNNNNNNNNNNNNNNNNNNNNNNNNNEEEEVNTCEICNLVSNLIEKYIKINNEVDEIRELIENECELLSNSKVSSCYSLVDQYFEHFYVTIENNYSANEICQLFQFCPIESSSSSSSSDIINNIPLQDSGCTVCTVLANYAYKVQANESIPEIIGSMDEICNKIGAWRDICNSIMRSGGQQLVEDIVNKGEGVYTACSNIGYCQSSSSATGTSGFSSGGSGTSTGGGYSTGDFYYKPLK comes from the coding sequence atgaaattaatttttatagtttgtttattgttaatattcaattattttattggtattagttttggaaataaacaaataaattcaaaccaacaacaacaaattataaacacagataaaaattataatcataataaaaataataaaataatagtcagccataataaaaataataataataataataattataatgaaatAGAAACAGAGAATTTAGGTTGTacattttgtaaatatttaacCGAAAAGGTAGAAGAGTATCTCCAAGCAAACTCTACAGAGAAAGAGATTATATCATATTTAGATGAGGAATGTGAACTCCTTAATTCACCAAATTTGGTTTTAACATGTCAAAATTTAGTTCAACAATATACTCCAATCgtgattgaattaattgataataatgaatcacCATCGGTAATTTGTGAAAATGTAAACATTTGTCCAACTTCTTCAtcctcatcttcatcttcatcaattgaagaagaaataataaaaaaattaaatattgacgataataataataataataataataataataataataataataataataataataataataataataataataataataataataataataataataatgaagaagaagaagttaATACATGtgaaatttgtaatttagtatcaaatttaattgaaaaatatattaaaataaataatgaagttGATGAAATAAgggaattaattgaaaatgaatgtGAATtactttcaaattcaaaagtaTCTAGTTGTTACTCATTAGTTGATCAATATTTTGAACATTTCTATGTAACAATAGAGAATAATTATTCAGCAAATGAAATTTgtcaattatttcaattttgtCCAAtagaatcatcatcatcgtcatcatcaagtgatattattaataatattcctCTTCAAGATTCTGGTTGTACAGTTTGTACAGTTTTAGCAAACTATGCATACAAAGTTCAAGCTAATGAATCAATTCCTGAAATCATTGGTAGTATGGATGAAATTTGTAATAAGATTGGCGCTTGGCGTGATATTTGCAACAGTATAATGAGATCAGGTGGTCAACAATTAGTAGAGGATATTGTAAATAAGGGTGAAGGAGTTTATACTGCTTGTTCAAATATTGGTTATTGTCAAAGTTCTTCTTCTGCGACTGGAACTAGTGGTTTCTCTTCTGGTGGTTCCGGTACTTCAACTGGTGGAGGTTATTCGACTggtgatttttattataaaccattaaaataa